A stretch of Nonomuraea africana DNA encodes these proteins:
- a CDS encoding beta-galactosidase produces MRLTRVPGLLFGGDYNPEQWPEEVWAEDVRLMAEAGVTMATVAVFSWSRLEPAPGVYDFGWLDRVLDLLHEHGVSADLATATATPPPWLVRAHPEAMPVDAHGVRLEFGSRQGYCPSSPVFREHTVRLATAIATRYAEHPALAMWHVGNEYADHTLECFCPESARHFRAWLQARYGTVGALNTAWGTSCWGQHYTGFEQIEPPRKAPGPVNPAQLLDWRRFCSDALLELFTAERDALREVTPAVPVTTNFMSILHGLDYWSWAAAEDLVSDDAYPDPADPESHVAVALSYDLMRSLKQRPWLLLESAPSAVSWREVNVPKPPGMMRLHSLQAVAHGADGVMFFQWRQAKYGPEKFHSALLPHGGTTTRGWQDTLRLGADLQRLAEVAGTTTRAEVALVLGWDSWWGLEAPESMPSNRLKLKDLLLAWYAPLHARGIAVDLAPPDRDLSAYRVVIVPNLYLCTAEQAKALASVTGELVVGPFSGVVDESDQVHDGGAPGPLRELLGLAIDEFWPLADGVTQRVRDAGGDVGLARTWAEWPRVVGDAVEVLARYEGGDLDGLPAITRNGNATYLSCLLDDLTPVLDRVLHDVPALDVPLGVEATRRENHLFLLNHTSTPQQVALPQPGRDLLSETDLRGVITLAARDAVVLRIEGDT; encoded by the coding sequence GTGCGCCTGACCCGAGTGCCGGGGCTGCTGTTCGGCGGTGACTACAACCCCGAGCAATGGCCGGAGGAGGTCTGGGCCGAGGACGTCCGGCTCATGGCCGAGGCCGGGGTCACCATGGCCACCGTCGCGGTCTTTTCCTGGTCGCGGCTCGAGCCCGCGCCGGGCGTGTACGACTTCGGGTGGCTGGACCGCGTCCTCGACCTCCTCCACGAGCACGGGGTGTCCGCCGACCTGGCCACCGCGACCGCCACCCCGCCGCCCTGGCTGGTCAGGGCGCACCCGGAGGCCATGCCGGTCGACGCCCATGGAGTGCGGCTGGAGTTCGGGTCCCGGCAGGGATACTGCCCCAGCTCGCCGGTCTTCCGCGAGCACACCGTGCGCCTCGCGACGGCGATCGCCACCCGGTACGCCGAGCATCCGGCGCTGGCGATGTGGCACGTCGGCAACGAGTACGCCGACCACACGCTCGAATGCTTCTGCCCCGAGTCCGCCCGCCACTTCCGCGCCTGGCTGCAGGCCCGCTACGGCACGGTCGGCGCGCTGAACACCGCCTGGGGCACCTCCTGCTGGGGTCAGCACTACACGGGGTTCGAGCAGATCGAGCCGCCCCGCAAGGCGCCAGGCCCCGTCAACCCGGCCCAACTCCTCGACTGGCGCCGCTTCTGCAGCGACGCGCTGCTGGAGCTGTTCACCGCCGAGCGGGACGCGCTGCGCGAGGTCACGCCGGCCGTACCGGTCACCACGAACTTCATGAGCATCCTGCACGGTCTCGACTACTGGTCGTGGGCGGCGGCCGAGGACCTGGTGAGCGACGACGCCTACCCCGACCCGGCCGACCCCGAGTCGCACGTGGCGGTCGCCCTGAGCTATGACCTCATGCGCTCGCTCAAGCAACGCCCCTGGCTGCTGCTGGAGTCGGCGCCGTCGGCGGTGTCGTGGCGCGAGGTCAACGTGCCCAAGCCGCCCGGCATGATGCGCCTGCACAGCCTCCAGGCGGTGGCCCACGGCGCCGACGGAGTGATGTTCTTCCAGTGGCGACAGGCGAAGTACGGTCCGGAGAAGTTCCACTCGGCCCTGCTCCCGCACGGTGGCACCACGACGCGCGGCTGGCAGGACACGCTGCGGCTCGGCGCGGACCTCCAGCGGCTGGCCGAGGTCGCGGGTACCACCACGCGCGCAGAGGTGGCGCTCGTCCTGGGCTGGGACAGCTGGTGGGGTCTGGAGGCGCCGGAGTCGATGCCGTCGAACCGCCTCAAGCTCAAGGACCTGCTGCTGGCCTGGTACGCGCCGCTGCACGCCCGCGGGATCGCCGTCGACCTGGCGCCCCCGGACCGTGATCTGTCGGCCTACCGCGTGGTGATCGTGCCCAACCTCTACCTGTGTACGGCCGAGCAGGCCAAGGCGCTGGCGTCGGTCACGGGCGAGCTGGTCGTCGGCCCGTTCAGCGGCGTGGTCGACGAGTCGGACCAGGTCCACGACGGCGGCGCCCCCGGCCCGCTCCGCGAGCTGCTGGGCCTCGCGATCGACGAGTTCTGGCCGCTCGCCGACGGAGTCACCCAGCGGGTACGGGACGCCGGTGGCGACGTCGGCCTCGCCAGGACGTGGGCGGAGTGGCCGCGCGTGGTCGGCGACGCCGTGGAGGTCCTCGCCCGCTACGAGGGCGGAGACCTGGACGGCCTGCCCGCCATCACCCGCAACGGCAACGCCACCTACCTCAGCTGCCTCCTCGACGACCTCACGCCCGTCCTCGACCGCGTGCTGCACGACGTCCCGGCTCTGGACGTCCCCCTCGGCGTCGAGGCCACCCGGCGGGAGAACCACCTCTTCCTGCTCAACCACACCAGCACCCCGCAGCAGGTCGCCCTTCCGCAGCCAGGCAGGGACCTGCTCAGCGAAACCGACCTGCGAGGGGTCATCACCCTCGCCGCGCGCGACGCCGTCGTGCTCAGGATCGAAGGAGACACGTGA
- a CDS encoding GntR family transcriptional regulator, with translation MPIERRPLREQIREELLSRLDRGDFAAGTDINEVALATELGVSRTPLREALITLAGEGVLESNQGKGFRFAPVSRNEFRELCEIVAALESLALERSDPAYLREIAPKLLTLARDFPDSVAEQQVIERHDDEWHDLLLSGCRNERLLDLITSVKAGMRRYAHLLAGDETPLEREQAEHCRVAELLMAGDLPQAAEALRDNWVNGMERMMSRIPASS, from the coding sequence ATGCCGATCGAGCGGCGACCGCTACGCGAGCAGATCAGGGAAGAGCTGCTGAGCAGGCTCGATCGGGGTGACTTCGCCGCGGGGACGGACATCAACGAGGTCGCGCTGGCGACCGAGCTCGGCGTCAGCCGCACCCCGCTGCGCGAGGCCCTGATCACCTTGGCGGGCGAGGGCGTGCTGGAAAGCAACCAGGGCAAGGGATTCCGGTTCGCGCCGGTGAGCCGGAACGAGTTCAGGGAGCTCTGCGAGATCGTCGCCGCGCTGGAGTCGCTGGCTCTCGAGCGCTCCGACCCCGCCTACCTGCGTGAGATCGCGCCCAAGCTACTCACGCTGGCCCGCGACTTCCCCGACAGCGTCGCCGAGCAGCAGGTGATAGAACGCCACGACGACGAGTGGCACGACCTGCTGCTGAGCGGCTGCCGCAACGAGCGCCTGCTGGATCTCATCACCAGCGTCAAGGCCGGGATGCGCCGCTACGCCCACCTGCTCGCGGGCGACGAGACGCCCCTGGAGCGCGAGCAGGCCGAGCACTGCCGCGTGGCCGAGCTCCTCATGGCCGGCGACCTGCCCCAGGCCGCCGAGGCCCTGCGCGACAACTGGGTCAACGGGATGGAGCGGATGATGTCGCGCATCCCCGCCTCCTCCTGA
- the uvrB gene encoding excinuclease ABC subunit UvrB yields MRPVTDLQRKVAPFEVVTEMTPSGDQPTAIAELERRVARGEKDSVLLGATGTGKTATVAWLIERLQRPALVMQPNKTLAAQFANELREMLPNNAVEYFVSYYDYYQPEAYVPQSDTYIEKDSSINDEVERLRHSATNSLLTRRDTIVVASVSCIYGLGTPQEYVDRMARLRVGMEVDRDQLLRRLVDMQYTRNDLAFTRGTFRVRGDTIEIIPKYEELAVRIEMFGDEIEKLSTMHPLTGDVITEDEELYIFPASHYVAGEERMARAVEGIEAELVERLAELERQGKLLEAQRLRMRTTYDIEMMRQVGTCSGIENYSRHMDGREPGSAPNTLLDYFPEDFLLVLDESHQTVPQIGAMYEGDASRKRTLVDHGFRLPSAMDNRPLKWEEFLERIGQTVYLSATPGTYELGRVKGEVVEQVIRPTGLVDPEVVIKPTKGQIDDLVHEIRERADRDERVLVTTLTKKMSEDLTDYLLELGIRVRYLHSEVDTLRRIELLRELRMGEYDVLVGINLLREGLDLPEVSLVAILDADKEGFLRSETSLIQTIGRAARNVSGQVHMYADKITPSMERAIEETSRRRAKQIAYNEANGVDPQPLRKKIADILDSLQREDADTEQLMGSGRQQSRGKAPVPGFAARQAGQHAKAIAGEMPRAQMESLIESLTEQMHQSAADLQFEVAARLRDEIKELKRELRDMREAGIK; encoded by the coding sequence ATGCGGCCGGTAACAGATTTGCAGCGGAAGGTGGCGCCCTTCGAGGTCGTCACCGAGATGACCCCTTCCGGCGACCAGCCGACGGCGATCGCCGAGCTGGAGCGCAGGGTCGCGAGGGGTGAGAAGGACAGCGTCCTGCTCGGCGCCACGGGCACCGGCAAGACGGCCACGGTCGCCTGGCTGATCGAGCGGTTGCAGCGTCCCGCCCTCGTCATGCAGCCCAACAAGACGCTGGCCGCGCAGTTCGCCAACGAGCTGCGCGAGATGCTGCCCAACAACGCGGTCGAGTACTTCGTCTCCTACTACGACTACTACCAGCCAGAGGCCTACGTCCCGCAGAGCGACACCTACATCGAGAAAGACTCCTCGATCAACGACGAGGTCGAGCGGCTGCGCCACTCGGCCACCAACTCGTTGCTGACCAGGCGCGACACGATCGTGGTCGCCTCGGTCTCGTGCATCTACGGCCTGGGCACCCCGCAGGAGTACGTCGACCGCATGGCGAGGCTCCGCGTCGGCATGGAGGTCGACCGCGACCAGCTGCTGCGCCGCCTGGTCGACATGCAGTACACCCGCAACGACCTGGCCTTCACCCGCGGCACCTTCAGGGTGCGCGGCGACACGATCGAGATCATCCCCAAGTACGAAGAGCTGGCCGTCCGCATCGAGATGTTCGGCGACGAGATCGAGAAGCTCTCCACGATGCACCCGCTGACCGGCGACGTCATCACCGAGGACGAAGAGCTCTACATCTTCCCCGCCTCCCACTACGTCGCGGGCGAGGAGCGCATGGCCAGGGCCGTCGAGGGCATCGAGGCCGAGCTGGTCGAGCGCCTCGCGGAGCTGGAGCGGCAGGGCAAGCTGCTGGAGGCGCAGCGTCTACGCATGCGCACCACCTACGACATCGAGATGATGCGCCAGGTCGGCACCTGCTCGGGCATCGAGAACTACTCGCGGCACATGGACGGCCGCGAGCCCGGCAGCGCGCCCAACACGCTGCTCGACTACTTCCCCGAAGACTTCCTGCTGGTGCTCGACGAGTCGCACCAGACCGTGCCGCAGATCGGCGCCATGTACGAAGGCGACGCCTCCCGCAAGCGCACCCTCGTCGACCACGGCTTCCGCCTGCCGTCGGCGATGGACAACAGGCCGCTGAAGTGGGAGGAGTTCCTGGAGCGGATCGGCCAGACCGTCTACCTGTCGGCCACCCCCGGCACCTACGAGCTGGGCAGAGTCAAAGGCGAGGTCGTCGAGCAGGTCATCCGCCCGACCGGCCTGGTCGACCCCGAGGTCGTCATCAAGCCCACCAAGGGGCAGATCGACGACCTGGTGCACGAGATCCGCGAGCGCGCCGACAGGGACGAGCGGGTCCTGGTCACCACGCTGACCAAGAAGATGTCCGAAGACCTCACCGACTACCTGCTCGAGCTCGGCATCAGGGTGCGCTACCTGCACAGCGAGGTCGACACGCTGCGCCGCATCGAGCTGCTGCGCGAGCTGCGGATGGGCGAGTACGACGTGCTGGTCGGCATCAACCTCCTGCGGGAGGGCCTCGACCTGCCCGAGGTGTCGCTGGTGGCCATCCTCGACGCCGACAAGGAGGGCTTCCTGCGCTCGGAGACCTCGCTGATCCAGACGATCGGCCGCGCGGCGCGAAACGTCTCCGGGCAGGTCCACATGTACGCCGACAAGATCACCCCGTCGATGGAGCGGGCGATCGAGGAGACCTCACGGCGGCGGGCCAAGCAGATCGCCTACAACGAGGCCAACGGCGTCGATCCGCAGCCGCTGCGCAAGAAGATCGCCGACATCCTCGACTCGCTGCAGCGCGAGGACGCCGACACCGAGCAGCTGATGGGCAGCGGGCGGCAGCAGTCGCGCGGCAAGGCCCCCGTGCCGGGGTTCGCGGCTCGCCAGGCGGGGCAGCACGCGAAGGCGATCGCGGGCGAGATGCCGCGCGCGCAGATGGAGTCGCTGATCGAGTCGCTGACCGAGCAGATGCACCAGTCGGCGGCGGACCTGCAGTTCGAGGTCGCGGCCCGGCTCCGCGACGAGATCAAGGAGCTCAAGCGGGAGCTGAGGGACATGCGCGAGGCCGGCATCAAGTAG
- a CDS encoding sigma factor, translated as MTDDLLFETFVADRADALMRCAYALTGNPHDAADLVQEALVRLRGSWSRVRGKHDPESYVRVTMTRLHITVWRRRRREYLAGEPPDRQVADTPSLWADFDSDLWRRLPRRQRAMIVLRTPGLFAYELDGKLILVDLTVAGR; from the coding sequence ATGACCGACGACCTGCTGTTCGAGACGTTCGTCGCCGACCGGGCCGACGCGCTGATGAGATGCGCCTACGCGCTCACCGGCAACCCGCACGACGCGGCGGATCTGGTGCAGGAGGCGCTGGTGCGGCTGCGCGGCTCCTGGTCGCGCGTGCGCGGCAAGCACGATCCCGAGAGCTACGTGAGGGTGACGATGACGCGCCTGCACATCACGGTGTGGCGCAGGCGGCGGCGCGAGTACCTCGCGGGGGAGCCTCCCGACCGGCAGGTCGCCGACACGCCGTCGCTGTGGGCCGACTTCGACTCCGACCTGTGGAGGCGGCTGCCCAGGCGCCAGCGGGCGATGATCGTGCTGCGCACCCCGGGCCTGTTCGCCTACGAGCTGGACGGCAAGCTGATCCTCGTCGACCTCACCGTAGCCGGACGCTGA
- a CDS encoding SPFH domain-containing protein, producing MSRPREALIQAGQGIAQAVAQGGDVRQAMGQAVEQAMGQAGQLAGQAPGFQLNPRDFLAARDGGASVGTVIEARTASLNEAGEIISRSFTEQGRNGEPLHVISPVVIPKGSTAKVLIPLGILVVLGLVGALGNVVPGIDVLFGPHYWLVLVLAAAFLWWRRSVVMVPEGCKALITKFGKLVHIADPGRVTLFNPWKRVSYIVNTTREYPFNAPIREAPTQQGVKASVDLFLQFRIENPAEFIFVLGSVSGFQSKLQNAISEVTRSLIYAQRAEDIYDLVGESTLGMLDNLNQQFLPAVRLTDVNITHAEPSSQEYRMDLAAPEMVRVAKEAYTYEYELQLRKEQNEGDLIKELAGLQETLSAIQAEIAAYQARMDTALERASHQAKAQARQRLVEAESTANANAALLEAQALDIRALSAAEAPEILDYRFQQDLLDKLESVAGRLPQVVQVGEESDIDFLALAQQLVGGKDAVLYSAEDMAAIRSRLAEIEQRVEERGEEIAALLKGGPGTTETTIVEEAAVPEVPGPGSAWPAVDVEATIERPMRMPAPEPSPSVPSALPAYERPAPASPPPPPPAPPVSRGPAVPGQPPVTPPATPSGWPTPPDPQGARPLGTPVWPAQPPQSSTDAQEGETR from the coding sequence ATGTCTCGACCAAGAGAGGCCCTGATCCAGGCAGGTCAGGGCATAGCCCAGGCCGTGGCCCAAGGCGGCGACGTACGGCAGGCCATGGGGCAGGCCGTCGAGCAGGCCATGGGACAGGCAGGGCAGCTGGCCGGGCAGGCACCTGGTTTCCAGCTCAACCCGCGCGACTTCCTGGCCGCCCGTGACGGCGGTGCCTCGGTCGGCACGGTGATCGAGGCCCGCACGGCCTCCCTGAACGAGGCCGGCGAGATCATCAGCCGCAGCTTCACCGAGCAGGGCAGGAACGGCGAGCCGCTGCACGTCATCTCGCCCGTCGTGATCCCCAAGGGGAGCACGGCGAAGGTGCTCATCCCGCTCGGCATCCTCGTGGTGCTCGGCCTGGTCGGCGCGCTCGGCAACGTCGTGCCCGGCATCGACGTGCTGTTCGGCCCGCACTACTGGCTGGTGCTGGTGCTGGCCGCCGCCTTCCTGTGGTGGCGGCGCAGCGTCGTCATGGTGCCGGAGGGCTGCAAGGCGCTGATCACCAAGTTCGGCAAGCTGGTGCACATCGCCGACCCCGGCAGGGTGACGCTGTTCAACCCGTGGAAGCGGGTCAGCTACATCGTCAACACCACCCGCGAGTACCCGTTCAACGCGCCCATCCGCGAGGCGCCGACCCAGCAGGGCGTCAAGGCGAGCGTCGACCTGTTCCTGCAGTTCAGGATCGAGAACCCGGCGGAGTTCATCTTCGTGCTCGGCTCGGTCAGCGGCTTCCAGTCCAAGCTGCAGAACGCCATCAGCGAGGTCACCCGCTCGCTCATCTACGCCCAGCGCGCCGAGGACATCTACGACCTGGTGGGCGAGAGCACGCTCGGCATGCTCGACAACCTCAACCAGCAGTTCCTGCCTGCCGTACGGCTGACGGATGTCAACATCACGCACGCCGAGCCGTCCAGCCAGGAGTACCGGATGGACCTGGCGGCCCCCGAGATGGTCAGGGTGGCCAAGGAGGCCTACACCTACGAGTACGAGCTGCAGCTGCGCAAGGAGCAGAACGAGGGCGACCTGATCAAGGAGCTCGCCGGGCTTCAGGAGACGCTGAGCGCCATCCAGGCCGAGATCGCCGCCTACCAGGCGCGCATGGACACCGCGCTGGAGCGGGCCTCCCACCAGGCCAAGGCGCAGGCCAGGCAGCGGCTGGTGGAGGCGGAGTCGACCGCCAACGCCAACGCCGCGCTGCTGGAGGCGCAGGCGCTCGACATCCGCGCGCTGTCGGCCGCCGAAGCCCCCGAGATCCTCGACTACCGCTTCCAGCAGGACCTGCTGGACAAGCTGGAGTCGGTCGCCGGACGGCTGCCGCAGGTCGTGCAGGTCGGAGAGGAGAGCGACATCGACTTCCTCGCCCTGGCCCAGCAGCTGGTCGGCGGCAAGGACGCGGTGCTGTACTCGGCCGAGGACATGGCCGCGATCAGGTCGAGGCTGGCCGAGATCGAGCAGCGCGTCGAGGAGCGCGGCGAGGAGATCGCCGCGCTGCTCAAGGGCGGCCCCGGAACCACCGAGACCACGATCGTCGAGGAGGCCGCCGTCCCCGAGGTCCCCGGCCCCGGCTCCGCATGGCCGGCCGTGGACGTCGAGGCCACCATCGAGCGCCCGATGCGGATGCCGGCCCCCGAGCCGAGCCCGTCCGTGCCCAGCGCGCTGCCCGCCTACGAGCGGCCCGCCCCCGCGTCCCCGCCGCCTCCGCCGCCCGCTCCGCCGGTGAGCAGAGGCCCGGCCGTACCGGGCCAGCCGCCGGTGACGCCCCCGGCGACGCCGTCCGGGTGGCCCACGCCGCCGGACCCGCAGGGCGCCCGCCCGCTGGGCACCCCGGTCTGGCCCGCCCAGCCACCGCAGTCCAGCACCGACGCGCAGGAGGGTGAGACCCGATGA
- a CDS encoding SPFH domain-containing protein, with protein MSRDFSKIKESLASWSDIRQLLRGGEQGQLVPVVIPKDRRGFAWMTLVFLAVYFAGMAVVAGLVLAALAAVLVLLIGLIWMWRRAIIEIEEGTTGVRSRWGAITGVLPPGRHYLWLPWDRVDAVVDTSTEIPYSAPISACPTAENVPLKSIEFFLKFRIIDPVAFVRTIGAGNFDLVLSSAVQDAIRQRSRRVNTERAYDLRGSDVGDMQEALNRQLGRYGVRVTGANIPDVQLPDQYQQHLATREKVAKELSAYEREWELTRKRRIDTLLMEIERSKKTRDARVVEVRAAANTARKDVARMLEEQETEAQRVRWEIEARGKADLTSAENEAKALRHLAHSYRDNRAVLQYELARRRLDVGAKLAENAPQPLVVRTASGQGDSALSTLLLAQLLPRITGNGPAKPSVGHE; from the coding sequence ATGAGCAGGGACTTCTCCAAGATCAAGGAGTCGCTGGCCTCCTGGTCCGACATCCGCCAGCTGCTGCGCGGCGGCGAGCAGGGCCAGCTCGTCCCCGTGGTCATCCCCAAGGACAGGCGCGGCTTCGCGTGGATGACGCTGGTGTTCCTGGCCGTGTACTTCGCCGGCATGGCCGTCGTCGCCGGGCTCGTGCTCGCGGCGCTGGCCGCCGTGCTGGTGCTGCTCATCGGGCTGATCTGGATGTGGCGGCGCGCCATCATCGAGATCGAGGAGGGCACCACGGGCGTCCGCAGCAGGTGGGGCGCCATCACCGGGGTGCTGCCCCCTGGCCGCCACTACCTGTGGCTGCCCTGGGACAGGGTGGACGCGGTCGTCGACACCTCCACCGAGATCCCCTACTCCGCGCCGATCTCGGCCTGCCCGACGGCCGAGAACGTGCCGCTGAAGTCGATCGAGTTCTTCCTGAAGTTCCGCATCATCGACCCCGTGGCGTTCGTCCGGACGATCGGCGCGGGCAACTTCGACCTCGTGCTCTCCAGCGCCGTCCAGGACGCGATCAGGCAGCGCAGCCGCAGGGTCAACACCGAGCGCGCCTACGACCTGCGCGGCTCCGACGTCGGCGACATGCAGGAGGCGCTCAACCGCCAGCTCGGCAGGTACGGCGTGCGTGTCACCGGCGCCAACATCCCCGACGTGCAGCTGCCCGACCAGTACCAGCAGCACCTGGCCACCAGGGAGAAGGTGGCCAAGGAGCTGTCGGCCTACGAGCGCGAGTGGGAGCTGACCCGCAAGCGCCGCATCGACACGCTGCTGATGGAGATCGAACGGTCGAAGAAGACCCGTGACGCCCGGGTCGTGGAGGTCAGGGCCGCGGCCAACACCGCCCGCAAGGACGTCGCGCGGATGCTGGAGGAGCAGGAGACCGAGGCCCAGCGGGTGCGCTGGGAGATCGAGGCGCGCGGCAAGGCCGACCTCACCTCCGCGGAGAACGAGGCGAAGGCGCTGCGCCACCTGGCCCACTCCTACCGCGACAACCGCGCCGTCCTGCAGTACGAGCTGGCCCGCCGCCGTCTCGACGTCGGCGCCAAGCTGGCCGAGAACGCCCCGCAACCCCTCGTCGTGCGTACGGCGAGCGGTCAGGGCGACTCGGCGCTCTCCACCCTGCTCCTGGCTCAGCTGCTGCCCCGGATCACCGGGAACGGTCCGGCCAAGCCGTCCGTTGGCCACGAATGA
- a CDS encoding sporulation protein: protein MVFRKLMAAFGAGVEVDTVLSNATVRPGEALRGVVNFKSGGSDYKVDGITIDLTAVVEVESGDSEYKTTYSFLRQQVAGSFQLAAGASHSQPFEIPVPWETPISAIGGHPLHGMRLGVQTELALAGALDKGDLDPLYVTPLPAQEHVIAALDRMGFRFKKADLERGTLYGSTMPFFQEIEYYAGGQWRGHFNELELTFIAGPAQMDVILEADKRGGFLSSSHDSYNRFTVRYGAPPAAAEQALQSGLEQMARRRGWF from the coding sequence ATGGTGTTCCGCAAGCTGATGGCCGCCTTCGGTGCGGGCGTCGAGGTTGACACGGTCCTGAGCAACGCCACCGTCCGCCCTGGCGAGGCCCTGCGGGGCGTGGTCAACTTCAAGAGCGGCGGCTCCGACTACAAGGTCGACGGCATCACCATCGACCTGACCGCCGTCGTCGAGGTCGAGAGCGGCGACAGCGAGTACAAGACGACCTACAGCTTCCTGCGCCAGCAGGTGGCCGGCTCCTTCCAGCTGGCCGCGGGCGCCTCACACTCGCAGCCGTTCGAGATCCCGGTGCCGTGGGAGACGCCGATCAGCGCGATCGGCGGCCACCCGCTGCACGGCATGCGGCTCGGCGTGCAGACCGAGCTCGCGCTGGCGGGCGCGCTGGACAAGGGCGACCTCGACCCCCTGTACGTCACGCCGCTGCCCGCGCAGGAGCACGTCATCGCCGCGCTCGACCGGATGGGCTTCCGCTTCAAGAAGGCCGACCTGGAGCGGGGCACGCTGTACGGCTCGACGATGCCGTTCTTCCAGGAGATCGAGTACTACGCGGGCGGTCAGTGGCGCGGCCACTTCAACGAGCTGGAGCTGACGTTCATCGCGGGCCCCGCCCAGATGGACGTGATCCTCGAGGCCGACAAGCGCGGCGGCTTCCTCAGCTCGAGCCACGACTCCTACAACCGCTTCACCGTCCGCTACGGCGCCCCGCCGGCCGCGGCCGAGCAGGCGCTGCAGTCGGGCCTGGAGCAGATGGCCCGCAGGCGCGGCTGGTTCTAG
- a CDS encoding inositol monophosphatase family protein, with amino-acid sequence MDLEHARQVAAQAAQAAGLLLRDGVRGSLGARPKGAKGDVVTDLDLASEKLILERLLTAFPSHSVIAEESGLLGSAGAEWTWLVDPLDGTNNVAIGLPAYVIGLALCHEGRPVLGVVHEPVPGHTWSAVRGRGACGPSGVRLAPPYRPWRHGPVVAWTQGHGVSRAAAHPLKMRLDLGTRRMLQLWAPLLSWVMLARGDIDGFVGYCAEAVDLPAGALLAQEAGMEIRALDGGPFPEGFEGPPEDRSFVAGPPEAIPSLLALVGSA; translated from the coding sequence TTGGACCTCGAGCACGCTCGGCAGGTGGCCGCGCAGGCGGCGCAGGCCGCGGGGCTGCTGCTCCGCGACGGTGTCAGGGGGTCGCTCGGCGCGCGGCCCAAGGGCGCGAAGGGCGACGTGGTCACCGACCTCGACCTGGCCTCGGAGAAGCTGATCCTCGAGCGCCTGCTCACCGCCTTCCCCTCGCACTCGGTGATCGCCGAGGAGTCGGGGCTGCTCGGCTCGGCGGGCGCGGAGTGGACCTGGCTCGTCGATCCGCTCGACGGCACCAACAACGTGGCCATCGGCCTGCCCGCCTACGTGATCGGGCTCGCGCTCTGCCATGAGGGGCGTCCGGTGCTCGGCGTGGTCCACGAGCCCGTTCCCGGCCACACCTGGTCGGCCGTCCGCGGGCGCGGGGCGTGCGGTCCCTCGGGCGTACGGCTGGCGCCGCCGTACCGGCCGTGGCGGCACGGGCCGGTGGTGGCCTGGACGCAGGGTCACGGGGTCTCGCGCGCCGCGGCGCACCCGCTGAAGATGCGCCTCGACCTGGGCACGCGCCGGATGCTGCAGCTGTGGGCGCCGCTGCTGTCGTGGGTGATGCTGGCCAGGGGCGACATCGACGGCTTCGTCGGCTACTGCGCCGAGGCCGTCGATCTGCCCGCGGGCGCGCTGCTGGCCCAGGAGGCCGGTATGGAGATCAGGGCGCTGGACGGCGGCCCCTTCCCCGAGGGGTTCGAGGGGCCGCCCGAGGACCGCAGCTTCGTCGCGGGGCCGCCCGAGGCGATTCCCTCGCTGCTCGCCCTGGTCGGCTCAGCCTGA